Proteins encoded within one genomic window of Ostrinia nubilalis chromosome 5, ilOstNubi1.1, whole genome shotgun sequence:
- the LOC135072065 gene encoding YEATS domain-containing protein 4, with protein MSLPTDFGPDSGGRVKGLVIVKPIVYGNVARYFGKKREEDGHTHQWTVYVKPYANEDMSAYIKKVHFKLHESYANPNRIIAKPPYELTETGWGEFEIVIKIYFHDPNERPVTLYHILKLFQSPVTEGAPPTIGRALVSESYEEIVFQEPTQLMQHLLSSVKPITNGPWTHDTDFEDKKEKTLDKIINAQAKVRNEISDLKEKLHLAKETIAKFKEEIAKIQNNSGSVLVGV; from the exons ATGAGTTTACCTACAGACTTCGGCCCGGACTCCGGGGGAAGGGTCAAG GGCCTTGTGATAGTAAAGCCTATAGTCTACGGGAACGTGGCGCGGTATTTCGGGAAGAAGCGGGAAGAGGATGGCCACACGCATCAGTGGACCGTATACGTGAAGCCCTACGCCAATGAGGATATGTCAGCGTATATCAAGAAGGTTCATTTCAAGCTGCACGAGAGCTATGCCAACCCTAACAGAATAATCGCGAAGCCGCCTTACGAGCTCACCGAGACAGGATGGGGCGAGTTTGAGATTGTTATCAAGATTTACTTCCATGACCCTAATGAGAGACCT GTGACATTATACCACATTCTGAAGCTCTTCCAATCCCCGGTGACTGAAGGTGCTCCGCCGACCATTGGCCGAGCGCTCGTCAGTGAGTCGTACGAGGAGATAGTCTTCCAGGAACCGACGCAGCTGATGCAGCATCTGCTTAGCAGCGTCAAACCAATCACCAATGGACCTTGGACACATGATACGGACT TTGAAGACAAGAAAGAGAAAACCCTCGACAAGATAATAAACGCCCAGGCAAAGGTCCGGAACGAAATATCAGATCTGAAAGAGAAGCTGCACCTCGCTAAGGAGACCATAGCCAAGTTCAAAGAAGAAATAGCCAAGATCCAGAATAACTCTGGAAGTGTGCTAGTTGGAGTGTAA